In Camelus ferus isolate YT-003-E chromosome 10, BCGSAC_Cfer_1.0, whole genome shotgun sequence, the following proteins share a genomic window:
- the KCTD14 gene encoding BTB/POZ domain-containing protein KCTD14 isoform X2 yields MSLTSAPGARRLSRAAPHAGPRTESPVVELNVGGEFYTTTLATLRKLPCSKLAEMFSSSAKACTDAEGRFFVDRCGTYFGPILEYLRSGQPPMQHIPEVYREAQYYEIKPLIKLLEDMPQIFGEQVARKQFLLRVPGYSENLELMVRLARAEAVAARYSEVLVCVVRNEKDDANCADTLRLLEANKRSVVKFGPWKASPTIDDLLDCVKMDIQAQGYQCPGRLIPRYCIPRPLPGWPKTWKV; encoded by the exons ATGAGCCTGACCTCGGCGCCCGGCGCCCGTCGGCTCAGCCGGGCGGCGCCCCACGCGGGCCCGCGAACG GAATCTCCTGTCGTGGAGCTGAACGTTGGGGGTGAGTTCTATACCACTACCTTGGCCACCTTGAGAAAATTACCATGCTCGAAGCTGGCAGAGATGTTCTCCAGCTCAGCCAAGGCGTGCACGGATGCAGAGGGACGCTTCTTCGTCGATCGCTGTGGCACCTATTTTGGACCCATCCTAGAATACCTGCGCAGTGGGCAGCCGCCCATGCAGCACATCCCCGAGGTGTACCGTGAGGCTCAGTACTACGAAATCAAGCCTTTGATCAAACTCCTGGAGGACATGCCACAGATCTTTGGTGAGCAGGTGGCTCGGAAGCAGTTCTTGCTCCGGGTGCCAGGCTACAGCGAGAACCTGGAGCTCATGGTGCGCCTGGCGCGTGCGGAGGCCGTGGCTGCGCGCTACTCCGAAGTGCTGGTGTGCGTCGTGCGCAACGAAAAGGATGATGCGAACTGCGCAGACACCCTGCGCCTCCTGGAGGCGAACAAGAGGTCGGTGGTCAAGTTTGGGCCTTGGAAGGCATCCCCGACCATCGACGATCTACTGGATTGCGTCAAGATGGACATTCAGGCACAAGGGTACCAG
- the KCTD14 gene encoding BTB/POZ domain-containing protein KCTD14 isoform X1, which translates to MSLTSAPGARRLSRAAPHAGPRTESPVVELNVGGEFYTTTLATLRKLPCSKLAEMFSSSAKACTDAEGRFFVDRCGTYFGPILEYLRSGQPPMQHIPEVYREAQYYEIKPLIKLLEDMPQIFGEQVARKQFLLRVPGYSENLELMVRLARAEAVAARYSEVLVCVVRNEKDDANCADTLRLLEANKRSVVKFGPWKASPTIDDLLDCVKMDIQAQGYQVHCSPNSTLPAKVSGYFHTFCFSWW; encoded by the exons ATGAGCCTGACCTCGGCGCCCGGCGCCCGTCGGCTCAGCCGGGCGGCGCCCCACGCGGGCCCGCGAACG GAATCTCCTGTCGTGGAGCTGAACGTTGGGGGTGAGTTCTATACCACTACCTTGGCCACCTTGAGAAAATTACCATGCTCGAAGCTGGCAGAGATGTTCTCCAGCTCAGCCAAGGCGTGCACGGATGCAGAGGGACGCTTCTTCGTCGATCGCTGTGGCACCTATTTTGGACCCATCCTAGAATACCTGCGCAGTGGGCAGCCGCCCATGCAGCACATCCCCGAGGTGTACCGTGAGGCTCAGTACTACGAAATCAAGCCTTTGATCAAACTCCTGGAGGACATGCCACAGATCTTTGGTGAGCAGGTGGCTCGGAAGCAGTTCTTGCTCCGGGTGCCAGGCTACAGCGAGAACCTGGAGCTCATGGTGCGCCTGGCGCGTGCGGAGGCCGTGGCTGCGCGCTACTCCGAAGTGCTGGTGTGCGTCGTGCGCAACGAAAAGGATGATGCGAACTGCGCAGACACCCTGCGCCTCCTGGAGGCGAACAAGAGGTCGGTGGTCAAGTTTGGGCCTTGGAAGGCATCCCCGACCATCGACGATCTACTGGATTGCGTCAAGATGGACATTCAGGCACAAGGGTACCAGGTACACTGTTCACCCAACAGTACACTGCCGGCTAAGGTCTCCGGTTACTTCCATACATTCTGCTTCAGCTGGTGGTGA